A stretch of Acidobacteriota bacterium DNA encodes these proteins:
- a CDS encoding DUF1295 domain-containing protein — protein MSDVLLTLGISLLIQAVFFAFAATFRTDKVTDLSYGLTFIVIAALLLARGNPAHFPQLALATMVIVWGVRLAGYLLVRIVHMGRDARFDGIREQFWPFFKFWLGQGIAVWVIMLPVTIWFASPGDWTPWMSLGAAIWAAGLLIETVADAQKFIAKRQPGGDRRWMSTGLWKYSRHPNYFGELLCWWGVFVFVAGSYTGWQWAGVLGPVSITWILLNVTGIPTLEASAQKKWGDNPEYLAHVRRTSRLVLWPRRAV, from the coding sequence GTGTCTGACGTCCTCCTGACGCTCGGTATCAGCCTCCTCATCCAGGCGGTGTTCTTCGCCTTCGCGGCTACGTTTCGCACCGACAAGGTGACCGACCTGTCGTACGGTCTGACGTTCATCGTGATTGCCGCCCTCCTGCTGGCACGAGGGAACCCGGCGCATTTTCCGCAACTGGCGCTGGCCACGATGGTCATCGTCTGGGGCGTGCGGTTGGCGGGTTACCTGTTGGTGCGGATCGTCCACATGGGGCGCGATGCGCGTTTCGACGGCATTCGCGAACAGTTCTGGCCGTTCTTCAAGTTCTGGCTCGGCCAGGGCATCGCTGTGTGGGTGATCATGCTGCCGGTCACGATCTGGTTCGCGTCGCCAGGCGACTGGACACCATGGATGTCGCTGGGCGCCGCAATTTGGGCCGCGGGGCTCTTGATCGAGACCGTGGCTGACGCGCAGAAGTTCATCGCCAAGCGCCAGCCTGGCGGTGACCGTCGCTGGATGTCCACCGGACTGTGGAAGTACAGCCGGCACCCCAACTACTTCGGTGAGTTGTTGTGCTGGTGGGGCGTGTTTGTGTTTGTTGCGGGCAGCTACACCGGCTGGCAATGGGCCGGTGTGCTCGGCCCGGTGTCGATCACGTGGATCCTCCTGAACGTCACCGGCATTCCGACGCTCGAAGCGAGTGCGCAGAAAAAGTGGGGTGACAACCCCGAGTATCTGGCGCACGTTCGCCGCACCAGCCGCCTGGTGCTTTGGCCGCGGAGGGCCGTGTGA
- the mscL gene encoding large conductance mechanosensitive channel protein MscL → MLQEFKKFAMQGNVMDMAVGIIIGVAFGAIVASFVGDILMPVIGLMAGGVDFANHFVVLKEGTPPGPYATLAAVKAAGGVALAYGVLINAVVNFLIVAFALFLLVKAMNSARRAEAAAPAPPAPPSREEVLLTEIRDLLARR, encoded by the coding sequence ATGTTGCAGGAGTTCAAGAAGTTCGCGATGCAAGGCAATGTCATGGACATGGCTGTGGGCATCATCATCGGCGTCGCCTTTGGCGCCATCGTCGCCAGCTTTGTCGGCGACATCCTGATGCCGGTGATCGGGCTGATGGCCGGTGGCGTGGACTTCGCCAACCACTTCGTGGTGCTCAAGGAGGGCACGCCCCCCGGTCCCTACGCCACACTGGCGGCCGTCAAAGCCGCGGGCGGCGTGGCGCTGGCCTACGGTGTGCTCATCAATGCGGTGGTCAACTTCCTGATCGTGGCCTTTGCCCTGTTCCTGCTCGTCAAGGCGATGAACTCGGCCAGGCGCGCGGAAGCCGCGGCACCAGCGCCACCGGCACCGCCCTCACGTGAGGAAGTGCTGCTGACCGAAATTCGCGACCTGCTGGCACGCCGCTAG
- a CDS encoding M48 family metallopeptidase: MATDFFQQQDVARRSTTRLIVLFALAVLAIILSIEVLLAATTGYLGRDPDTGAINWAAVTDLRLLLVSAVGTLIVVGGGSLYKIAELRAGGHVVAEQLGGRLLTAGTADLVEQRLLNVVEEMALASGTPTPPVYLMDQEDGINAFAAGFSPQDAVIGVTRGTATRLDRDELQGVIAHEFSHILNGDMRLNLRLMGLLHGILIIGMLGYFILRMSFYSGGGRRSKDGKDGLPILAIGAGLAVIGFAGTFFGNLIKAAVSRQREFLADASAVQFTRQPDGIAGALKKIGGFVKGASIQNPNAPLASHMFFGEATSGFTSLFATHPPLEERIRRIDPSWNGEFPENVPAGRRAPQCAVPRFPRSSSFPRCPSSPVRR; this comes from the coding sequence GTGGCTACAGACTTTTTCCAGCAGCAGGACGTCGCGCGGCGCAGCACCACGCGGCTGATTGTGCTGTTTGCGCTGGCGGTGCTCGCCATCATCCTGTCGATCGAGGTCCTGCTCGCGGCCACGACGGGATACCTCGGCAGGGATCCGGACACGGGAGCCATCAACTGGGCGGCGGTCACTGACCTGCGCCTGTTGCTGGTGTCAGCCGTCGGCACCCTGATCGTGGTGGGCGGTGGAAGCCTGTACAAGATCGCGGAGTTGCGAGCCGGCGGGCATGTGGTGGCCGAGCAACTGGGCGGACGGTTGCTCACCGCCGGTACGGCCGACCTGGTTGAACAGCGGCTGTTGAACGTGGTGGAGGAGATGGCGCTGGCCTCCGGGACGCCAACGCCTCCGGTCTACCTGATGGACCAGGAGGACGGCATCAATGCATTCGCCGCGGGGTTCTCGCCGCAGGATGCCGTGATCGGCGTCACGCGCGGCACGGCCACGCGACTGGATCGCGACGAGCTGCAGGGCGTGATTGCGCACGAGTTCAGCCACATCCTCAATGGCGACATGCGGCTGAATTTGCGACTGATGGGACTGCTGCACGGCATCCTGATCATCGGCATGCTCGGCTACTTCATCCTGCGGATGTCGTTCTACAGCGGGGGCGGGCGGCGTTCCAAGGACGGCAAGGACGGCCTGCCCATCCTGGCCATTGGCGCGGGCCTGGCGGTGATCGGCTTTGCCGGGACGTTTTTCGGCAACTTGATCAAGGCGGCGGTGAGCCGCCAGCGCGAATTCCTGGCGGATGCGTCGGCGGTGCAATTCACGCGGCAGCCTGACGGCATTGCGGGCGCGCTCAAGAAGATCGGCGGGTTCGTCAAGGGCGCGTCGATCCAGAATCCGAATGCACCACTGGCCAGCCACATGTTCTTCGGCGAGGCCACCTCGGGATTTACCTCGCTGTTCGCCACGCATCCACCGCTCGAAGAGCGCATCCGTCGCATCGACCCCTCGTGGAATGGCGAGTTCCCTGAGAACGTCCCGGCCGGTCGCCGTGCTCCCCAGTGCGCAGTTCCCCGGTTCCCCAGGTCCTCGTCATTCCCCAGGTGCCCCAGTTCGCCGGTGCGGCGGTGA
- a CDS encoding CYTH domain-containing protein produces MAQEIERKFLVRKDAWTPRDEGTHFKQGYLNAQKERVVRVRIEGHKAKLTIKGQTTGISRLEFEYPIPVEDAAVLLDHLCEQPLIDKHRYLERFGGHRWEIDVFHGQNDGLIVAEVELASEHEALTLPPWVGEDVSADPRYFNSNLLKHPFKTWR; encoded by the coding sequence ATGGCACAGGAAATCGAACGGAAGTTTCTCGTCAGGAAAGACGCGTGGACACCCAGGGACGAGGGCACACACTTCAAGCAGGGTTATCTGAACGCGCAGAAGGAACGCGTGGTCCGCGTCCGGATCGAGGGCCACAAGGCCAAGCTGACCATCAAGGGCCAGACCACCGGCATTTCGCGGTTGGAGTTCGAGTACCCCATCCCGGTGGAGGATGCCGCCGTCCTGTTGGATCACCTGTGTGAGCAGCCCCTCATCGACAAGCACCGGTACCTCGAGCGGTTCGGCGGACACCGGTGGGAGATTGACGTTTTCCACGGCCAGAACGACGGGTTGATCGTGGCGGAAGTGGAACTGGCGTCCGAACATGAGGCGCTGACCCTGCCGCCGTGGGTGGGTGAGGACGTGTCGGCCGACCCGCGGTACTTCAATTCCAATCTGCTCAAACACCCGTTCAAGACCTGGCGATAG
- a CDS encoding YfcC family protein, whose amino-acid sequence MRFKLPHPFILLLSGVAVAAAMTWVVPAGQYERRADAATGRDLVVPGSYARVAQTPVGPMAALLAVPRGIIAGADVIVVILLVGGAFALLDATGALGRLVGALVGGTPRPRLIVVAISVVFATLGALENMHEEIVALIPVILVLSRGIGFGAVTALAMSLGAAAVGSAFGPTNPFQTGIALRFAEMPPLSQPALRFGLLAAAVAVWIAWTLAMTSRDDVRPDVAAPAPGRATARDGLLLAIALAPFVPYVYGVLKLDWGFNELSGLFLIAGFAVGVVSGRTLSDTATAFLKAMEPMLAAGLFVGVARSISVALTDGQILDTILYSLATPLSQAPGMFAAALMVPFHALLHIPVVSVSGQAVLTMPVMAPLADLVGVSRDAAIIAYQTGAGLMDMITPTNGAVLAMLLGAQVSYARWIRFAIPGALLVSLVGFAGIWLAG is encoded by the coding sequence ATGCGTTTCAAACTTCCCCATCCCTTTATCCTGCTGCTGTCAGGCGTGGCCGTGGCTGCGGCGATGACGTGGGTCGTTCCCGCTGGGCAGTACGAACGTCGTGCCGATGCGGCCACCGGCCGCGACCTGGTGGTGCCCGGCAGTTACGCACGCGTGGCGCAGACTCCCGTTGGCCCGATGGCGGCATTGCTCGCGGTGCCCCGCGGCATCATCGCCGGCGCCGACGTCATCGTCGTCATCCTGCTGGTCGGCGGGGCCTTTGCCCTGCTCGACGCCACCGGTGCGCTCGGGCGACTGGTGGGAGCACTTGTCGGAGGTACGCCACGGCCACGCTTGATCGTGGTGGCGATCAGTGTCGTGTTCGCGACCCTTGGGGCGCTCGAAAACATGCACGAGGAAATCGTCGCGTTGATTCCGGTGATCCTGGTGCTGAGCCGAGGCATTGGTTTTGGTGCCGTCACCGCGCTTGCGATGAGCCTCGGCGCGGCGGCGGTTGGCTCGGCGTTCGGACCGACGAACCCGTTTCAGACAGGCATCGCGTTGCGATTCGCCGAGATGCCGCCGCTGAGCCAGCCTGCACTGCGCTTCGGCCTGCTGGCCGCTGCCGTGGCCGTGTGGATCGCCTGGACGCTCGCCATGACGTCACGCGACGACGTGCGCCCGGATGTCGCCGCCCCGGCGCCGGGCCGCGCCACGGCGCGCGACGGTCTGCTCCTGGCCATCGCGCTCGCGCCGTTTGTGCCATACGTCTACGGCGTGCTGAAGCTCGACTGGGGCTTCAACGAATTGTCCGGGCTCTTTCTCATCGCGGGCTTTGCTGTGGGTGTGGTCTCGGGCCGGACGCTCTCGGACACCGCCACGGCCTTCCTGAAAGCGATGGAGCCAATGCTGGCCGCCGGGCTGTTCGTCGGTGTGGCGCGCAGCATCAGTGTGGCGCTGACTGATGGGCAGATCCTCGACACCATCCTCTATTCGCTTGCCACGCCCTTGTCACAAGCTCCGGGCATGTTTGCGGCCGCGCTGATGGTGCCGTTCCATGCGCTGCTCCACATTCCGGTGGTGTCGGTCAGCGGCCAGGCGGTGTTGACGATGCCGGTGATGGCGCCGCTGGCGGATCTGGTGGGTGTGTCGCGCGATGCGGCAATCATCGCGTACCAGACCGGCGCCGGCCTGATGGACATGATCACGCCGACCAATGGCGCCGTGCTCGCGATGCTCCTCGGGGCCCAGGTGTCGTACGCGCGCTGGATCCGGTTTGCGATTCCCGGCGCGCTGCTCGTGTCGCTGGTCGGCTTCGCCGGCATCTGGCTCGCGGGGTAG
- a CDS encoding LemA family protein — protein MSTFVVTVLVVVGVVVILAAWLAGVFNKLVLLKNRYKNGFAQIEVQLKRRYDLIPNMVEVAKGYMKHERETLEAVITARNMAAGGLQKAAQNPGDAAAMQGLASAEGALSGTLGRLFALAEAYPDLKANQNMMQLSEELRSTENKVAFSRQAFNDAVTEYNTYKQTFPPVIFAGMFGHGADASLLEFDSAAIAEAPKVAF, from the coding sequence ATGAGCACATTCGTCGTCACGGTCCTGGTCGTCGTCGGCGTCGTCGTCATCCTCGCCGCATGGCTGGCCGGGGTCTTCAACAAACTCGTGCTGCTGAAGAACCGCTACAAAAACGGGTTTGCCCAGATCGAAGTGCAGCTCAAGCGGCGGTATGACCTCATCCCGAACATGGTTGAGGTGGCCAAGGGCTACATGAAGCACGAGCGCGAAACGCTTGAAGCCGTCATCACCGCCAGGAACATGGCGGCCGGTGGGCTGCAGAAGGCGGCCCAGAACCCTGGTGATGCCGCGGCGATGCAAGGGCTGGCCTCTGCGGAAGGCGCGTTGAGCGGAACGCTCGGGCGGCTGTTTGCACTGGCAGAGGCCTACCCGGACCTCAAGGCCAACCAGAACATGATGCAGCTCAGCGAGGAGTTGCGGTCCACCGAGAACAAGGTGGCGTTCTCGCGTCAGGCGTTTAACGACGCGGTCACCGAGTACAACACGTACAAGCAGACTTTCCCTCCGGTCATTTTCGCGGGGATGTTCGGGCACGGCGCGGACGCCAGCCTGCTTGAATTCGATAGCGCGGCAATCGCGGAAGCTCCCAAGGTCGCGTTCTAA
- a CDS encoding acyl-CoA dehydrogenase encodes MATPTKTKARFDWSDPFLLDQQLTEDERMIRETARAYCTDKLAPRVLEMFRHEGVDERIFREFGALDMLGIVIPEEYGGAGLGYVAYGLVAREVERIDSGFRSMMSVQGSLVMVPINEFGTEAQKQKFLPKLATGEWIGCFGLTEPNHGSDPGGMTTRATRVDGGYQITGTKSWITNSPIADVFIIWAKDDEGEIRGFVLEKGMKGLSAPPIHGKVGLRTSITGEIVMDAVFCPEENAFPDVKGLKGPFTCLNSARYGIAWGALGAAEDCWLRSRAYVMERKQFGRPLAANQLIQKKLADMQTEIALGLQGCLRLGRMKEEGIASVEITSLLKRNSCGKALDIARMARDMMGGNGITDEFGVIRHLVNLEVVNTYEGTHDIHALILGRAQTGIPAFAN; translated from the coding sequence ATGGCCACACCCACCAAGACCAAAGCCCGCTTTGACTGGAGCGACCCGTTCCTCCTCGACCAGCAACTGACCGAGGACGAGCGGATGATCCGCGAGACCGCCCGCGCCTATTGCACCGACAAACTGGCGCCGCGTGTGCTCGAAATGTTCCGCCACGAAGGCGTTGACGAGCGCATCTTCCGCGAGTTCGGTGCCCTCGACATGCTCGGCATCGTCATTCCCGAAGAGTACGGCGGCGCCGGGCTGGGCTACGTGGCCTATGGACTTGTGGCGCGCGAGGTCGAACGCATCGACTCGGGATTCCGGTCGATGATGAGCGTGCAGGGATCACTGGTGATGGTGCCCATCAATGAGTTCGGCACCGAGGCGCAGAAGCAGAAGTTCCTGCCGAAACTCGCCACCGGCGAATGGATCGGGTGTTTCGGCCTGACCGAGCCGAACCATGGCTCCGATCCGGGCGGCATGACCACCCGCGCGACGCGCGTGGACGGCGGCTATCAGATCACCGGCACCAAGTCCTGGATCACCAACAGCCCCATCGCCGACGTCTTCATCATCTGGGCGAAAGACGATGAGGGAGAGATTCGTGGCTTTGTGCTTGAAAAGGGGATGAAGGGCCTGAGCGCTCCGCCCATTCACGGCAAGGTCGGGTTGCGCACGAGCATCACCGGCGAAATTGTGATGGACGCGGTGTTTTGTCCCGAGGAGAACGCCTTCCCGGATGTCAAAGGCCTGAAGGGGCCATTCACGTGTTTGAACAGCGCGCGATACGGCATCGCCTGGGGTGCGCTGGGCGCTGCGGAAGATTGCTGGCTGCGATCGCGCGCCTATGTGATGGAGCGCAAGCAGTTCGGTCGCCCGCTTGCCGCCAATCAGCTGATTCAGAAGAAGCTCGCTGACATGCAAACCGAGATCGCGCTTGGACTGCAGGGTTGCCTGCGGCTGGGCCGGATGAAGGAAGAGGGCATTGCGTCGGTGGAGATCACGTCGCTGCTCAAGCGCAACTCGTGCGGCAAGGCGCTCGACATCGCGCGCATGGCCCGCGACATGATGGGTGGCAACGGCATCACGGACGAATTTGGCGTCATCCGCCACCTGGTCAACCTGGAAGTGGTGAACACGTACGAGGGCACGCACGACATCCATGCCCTGATCCTCGGCCGCGCACAGACGGGCATCCCCGCGTTCGCGAACTGA